The sequence below is a genomic window from Oreochromis niloticus isolate F11D_XX linkage group LG3, O_niloticus_UMD_NMBU, whole genome shotgun sequence.
TCCCAGTCTTAAACTTgaattcttttctttaaaaaagcagAGAGAAATCTCTGACGCACACAGTCAGATGGGATGAATAAAGGGATATTCTGTAAATAAAGTGAGCATAAATCAGCCCCACACTGTTTACATCTGTGCCAGCATGCTCCagtcctcctctcctcttccaACACTTGCCGGTCAATTTACACCACCCTTCTTTCTAACAGGGGAGAGAGATGCAGGGAGGTGGAGTGGGGTTGGAGTACTTCCAGAGGGGGCTCAGTATGCATCTTAACTTCGGCATTTAGAAAACATTTCCACATTTTGCCTCTTTGTTCACCGTCTCAGGTACGCTGGAATTTTCCGACACCCACTCGAACATGTCCTATGTCTTCATCAACGACTCGTCGCAGACCAGCGTGCCTCTGCTGCAGTCGTGCATCGATGGAGACCTGCCCTTCGCCAAGAGGCTGCTAGAGACCGGATGCGACCCCAACATCCGCGATAACCGGGGCCGCACCGGCCTCCACCTAGCCGCCGCCAGAGGGAACGTGGAAATATGCCGCCTTTTGCACAAGTTCGGGGCCGATCTGCTGGCGACGGATTATCAGGGAAATACGGCGCTGCACCTGTGCGGCCACGTGGATACGATACAGTTCCTGGTGTCCAACGGGCTGAAGATCGACATCTGGTAAGAATTCAGAGTTCAGGTGATAACAGTGAGCTGTTTCCATCCGGAGCAACTTAATGTTCTCTCTTTTTAACTccagttttatttcatgtataTCAACTATTCAGAATCATTTAATCATGCATGATTCACATTGATATGGTAGAAGCTAAAAGACGCTTTGTTTCCATATGCTCACTGGAGCTTTTTCCTTGACTCGGTGCAGAGCTTGGTGCACAGCTTGGTGCAGAGCTTGCTCCCACACAGTTGCTCTGCGTGCAGCTCGTGTAACTCCTGCTCAGAGGTAAAGGCAGCTTCTTTCTGCATAACTTGTGGCCGACTTTGATTGATGTGTCATAGTGAAGAAGTAGTAAAACTGGGTGTGGTTATGCATTTTagttaactgaaaataaaataaaagcatgtttttaaaataaatatatgaagGAAGTGTTAGTTTAGTTTACCTGTCTGGTGAGACTTTGGTTGCTTTGGTATGTGTGGTGTAGTGAGACTGTTTGTGTTGTAATACCCTCTCTGAGCAACTTACATCTGCCCTTTAGAGATttctgaatgaatgaaaatagCACTAAACTCAAATTAAACAGCAATGAGCAAAGCTGCTCTAGAGATGATCTGAATCCACAAAGAACTGACAACAAAAAAGAAGCAATTTAAATTTATTAGAAAAAACCAATTTAAAATTAAGCAGATGGGTGACAGCAGTACCCTGAGAGCTGTACAATGCACTTCAGTACAGCATTATATGCGACAGTGGTGCAAAAAGATTAATATACTGCTCTTTATTTACATATTAACAATGCTGCACAAGTGATATGACAACTTTTGTGTATGTGGAAGTTGCTTTCATGGTCCTGGTGGGACAGATGGAGAAGACCATTCATACTTTTCTCCGGCTACAACCACAGATTTAAAATTCTTGCAGCAGCTCCCCCACAGTCACAGCAGGTGCTTGAGCTCTTTCTTAGTGGGTCTGGTTAGTGGCTGTTCAGTAGCTTAGTTACTCTGTCACCCCGTGGTATTTCCCCAGGACATATTTAATGAAGATGCAGGAAACACTGACAGATCACACCAGAACGTAATGCTCTGCATCACTGCCCTCACACATGACTTTGTAAATTCCCATCATAtccgtgtctctctgtgtttatcTACAGCTGCTTGGCTTTTGACTCTTGTAGGTGTTTCCTGTTTAGCGTACCCCAACTTCTCTCATTTTGCTCTTTATCAAGTAACTTGTGAACAAACTAAAGCTGAATATCTGATGTTTCTCTGGGAGACTTTAAAGCTCTGATAAATAATCCTGTAACTGAAGAGTGCAATAAAccagactttgtgtttttactgGTACTGTGATATCGCTCCccagcagacacaaacatgatctCGTGAGTATGAACACAACAGGAAGTCTCTGAACTCTTCATGCATGTAAATCTAAACCAGTGTTTCAAAGTGTCCAGAAACATCTCTgtcagctcttttttttttgtccacctAACTGAATTGGACATAGTACacattttgctgtgtgtgttcaAATGCTTACAAGATGAATGCTAACAGATCTCAGTCACCCAATGGCAAACACAAGAGATGgaaacatgctgctgctgctgtgctgattTCCCTCCTTTTAGACTGTTAGACTTGTCCGATGGATCCTCCTGATGCAGCTGCCCAAATATGACACAAACACTGGTTTTGCAGGGAATTTTTGGAGTTGtgaaattgttttaattcactAAATGAGGTCATCACTTACTGCTATGAGTTGATGTTACATAAATCACCCATACCCACGACAAAGCAAATACCTGGGCCATCTCACTCATTGTTTGCTGGGATTACTAAAAAGGATTCAGTGCTTTCAGTTTTCAGCTGAACTTAGCAAAAACATTAGCTTTTAATTCCACTGTGCAGACTAATCATATTGTTTTTATCAGCAGACTACATGTGTGACGCTAGTTATGTATGCACAGTTGTGGAACAGCGTATTCACATCATGGAGGTTTCCTGGTTCAACTTGTGTGTTGGATAAAAGAAATAATATATTCCTTTTATTATTACTGCAGTAACCACAACGGATCGACTCCTCTGGTGCTGGCGAAGAGGCGCGGAGTCAACAAGGATGCTATTCGTCTGCTGGAGGGGCTGGAGGAGCAGGAGGTGAAAGGCTTCAACAGAGGAGCCCACTCCAAACTGGAGACCATGCAGATGGCTGACAGTGAGAGGTGAGCAGAGCTGCAAGGAGAGAGGGTGGAGAACCAATCAGGACAGATCATGCAGTCAAAGCATGATCTGTCCTGATTGGCTCTCCTGCAAAGCAGGGAGAGTTTCAAGCAAGACTTCACAGTTTTAAGAGCAATAATACTGACCCAGAGAACTGTTCTGTGCCTGCTTTAAATTAGACTTAAAATGAGATCCTCTGGAAGggtttatcttcattttagctCCTACACTGATTGTGGGTTTTTACAGCTTTaccacagaaaaaaaggaacaagaacAGAGTTACACGTGAGAGATAACAaacttctctgtgtgtgtctcagtgCAATGGAGAGTCACTCCTTACTGAACCCGAACCTGCAGAGCACCGAGGGCGTCCTGTCCAGCTTCAGGACCACCTGGCAGGAGTTTGTGGAGGACCTGGGCTTTTGGAGggtcctgctgctgctggtggtcaTCGCCCTCCTCTCCCTGGGCATCGCCTACTACGTCAGTGGGGTCCTGCCTTTCTCCACCAGCCAGCTGGAGTTGGTGCACTGAGTAAAGGCTGGGAAGAAGGGAGGTGAAGAGgcagtaaaataaatgaatgaaggtCTGCGTTCAGCTTTGTGTGTATAGAACAAAAACCTAGTTTTGGTTCTTTGTTGCCCACATTTGATCCTTTTTATTGTGGTCTTAACAACATCATATGATACTGTTAGTAAAGAAAcgcaatttaaaaaatattataaatatttttaggTGATTAACGAGAGAGGACGGTGACTCAGAGACTTCATGTGTGGCCTAACAACTTGACTCATTGATAAACTCATTTGCTCTTCCTCACACTTCTCATGTCATCCCTGTTTGCTCTGTTACAAGCTGTATATTGCTGATGTTTTGtatcttttcattgttttctc
It includes:
- the ankrd46b gene encoding ankyrin repeat domain-containing protein 46, which codes for MSYVFINDSSQTSVPLLQSCIDGDLPFAKRLLETGCDPNIRDNRGRTGLHLAAARGNVEICRLLHKFGADLLATDYQGNTALHLCGHVDTIQFLVSNGLKIDICNHNGSTPLVLAKRRGVNKDAIRLLEGLEEQEVKGFNRGAHSKLETMQMADSESAMESHSLLNPNLQSTEGVLSSFRTTWQEFVEDLGFWRVLLLLVVIALLSLGIAYYVSGVLPFSTSQLELVH